From Mycobacterium cookii:
ACGTGGGATGAGGCCGCGATCGAGCAGGTGTTCTCCGCCGCGACGTTTCGGGCCGAGGGCGCGCAGACCACCGGCGACACCGTCGGCGACCTGCTGACGTTCGTCACCTGGCAGGGCGCGACGGCCGATGCGGCGCGGGACTCGGCCACCCGCATCAAGCTGACGCTGTCCAACCACGCCGAGGAGTGCAGGCGAGTCGCGGCGGCAGCACACAAGGCGTCCGCGGAGGTCGCCGACCTGAAATACCGGTTGTCGTCGATCAAGGCCGAGGCAAGTCAGGCGCAGCTCAACATCAACGAGCAGACCGGCGCCGTCACGTCCAAGGTCACCGTGCTCACCGTCGAGATGAAAAAGCAACAGGACGCGGTCAAAGCGGACGTCGAGAACCGCATCCGGCAGCTCATCGCCGACGCCGACGGCGTCGACAAGGATCTGGCCGCTGCCATCCAGACCGCCGACGGCGCATCGCCCGGGTCGACACCCAGCGCCGGCCCGGCGCCGAACCTGCCCAAACCCCCACCGGCACAAGCCAAACCGGACGAGGTCAAGAAGTGGTGGGACGGCCTGACCCCGCAGCAGCAGACCGACTACATCGGCCACGATCCGGCGGCGATCGACCGCGACGGCATCCCGGCCGACATCCGCGACGCCGGGAACCGGATCCGGCTGCCCCACGAACTCGCGGTCGCCGAGTCGACGCTGCGCGATGCCAAAGGCCGGGAGTCGAACTACTGGGAGCAGGTCAATCTGCATCCGGGGGACATCGAGAAGCTCGGTGACCCGCCGGGTGACCTGGCTCGCGCGCAGTCCAGGTACGACGACCTGATCGGCATCAAAAGCGCGCTCTACCCGACGAATTCGGACGGCTCACCCCGGGCGATCAACCCCAAGGATCGTCGCAGCCTGATCCTGCTCGACACGACGTCGAATCCCCGCCACGTCTTCGGCGCGATCGGCATCGGCGACGTCGACAACGCCACCCACGTGGGCGTCACGACCGGCGGTGTCGGCACCAACGCATCCAGCCTGCCCGGGATGGCCGATGAGGCCACCAACCTGCGACACACCACCCGTGACGTCCTGACCTGGGCGCACGACCCCAACCCGGAATCGGTGGCCACCGTGGCGTGGGTGGGCTACGAGCCGCCCGCGGGCATGGAGGACCTGCGGGTGACCAACGACGGCCTCGCCAAGGCGGCCGCCCCGCACCTCACCAGCTTCTTCAACGGGCTCGGGGCCACGACCGAGAACCCGAACCAGCAGATCACCGCGTTCGGGCATTCGTACGGCTCACTGGTCACCAGCCTGGCGTTGCAGGGCGGCACCCCGGTCAATGACGTCGTGTTCTACGGTTCGCCCGGCCTGGAACTCCCGCACGCCAGCGACCTGCACCTGGCGCCGGGTGGGCACGCCTACTACGAGCAGACGCCTGACGACCCGATCCGCGGCGTCCAGCACCCGCTGAGCCTGATCCCCTACGTCGGACCGGCGCTGGACTGGCTGGCGACCGGTGGATTTCCCACCGACATGCCGTTCGATGCCACGCCCGACGAGATGTCCGACATCACGCAGCTGTCCACGTCGCCGGGTACCGACCCGATGAACGTTGACCGGGCCGGGTCCAGTGGACACTCGGAGTATCCGCGTGACGACGGCACGGGCAGACAACAGCTGCGGATGTCGGGCTACAACCTAGCGGCCGTGCTGTCCGGCGTGGCCGGCGCGACGAAGGAGGGACGCTGACATGAGCCGCTGGTGGGTTCTGTTGATGGCGATGCTGGCGGCCGGGTGTCACCACAACGACCCCTATCCTTGGCCGCGGCCGGGCCACCCATCGGCGACCGCTTTGGAAAACCAACTGAGCCAACGTGATTCGCTGCAGGACGCCGCCAACGACGTGATCGCTGTCGCCGCTGCCATCCGCGACGCGGTGGTAAAGCTCTATCCCGCGGCCGCCTGGAGGACGACGTCGGCCGGTGGTCAGGCCGGCTGCGAGCCGCCGTTCGTTTTTCTGTCGGGCTCGATCTACGAACTCCCCAACTGGCAAGCGTCCGCACCGACGTCGCAAGCCGACGCCCAGGCCGTCGTCGCCGCTGCAGCGGACGTGCTCAAGGCGCACGGTGCCGACAGCCTCGATCTGAAGCCGGGGCAGTCGGTGCGCGGTGCGCTGCCCCGCGAGCACGGCACGATCGAATTCACCATCAGAGCGCCCTACGGCTCGAATCCTCCCGACATGGTGGTGTCGGGTGCGACGGGATGTCACCACGTGGCGCCCGGTCCCGGACCGTGGAACACCCCGCCGACGCCATGAACGCTCGCAAGGGATGATGGTCGACGTGACCGCAGGCACCGACACCGACGCGACCCCGCTGTTTCGCGAGGTCGGCGCGAGCTGGTTGTGGCTGTTGGCCGGCCCGGTCTCCGCCGGGATCATGCTGTGGATCGAGAGGTCCAACGGCAACGGCTGGCAGATCACCGTTCCGGCATTCTTCCTGGTTGTGGTCACCTGTTTCATTGCGCTGCAAGTCAAGGCGGCGCGCATCCACACCTCAGTGGAGCTGACCCCGCAGACGCTGCGTCAGGGCACGGAAACGATCCGGATCTCCGAAATCGTCAAGGTGTACCCCGAACCGGACAGTCCGCTGGGGTCGAAGAAGGATCTGGAACGCTGGCAATCCGCCCGTGCGCTCGGCGAGCTGGTCGGCGTGCCGAAGGGTCGTACCGGCATCGGGCTGCGGCTCAGCGGTGGTCGCACCGCCCAGGCCTGGGCGCGCAAACACCGTCATCTGCGCAACGCGCTCACCCCGCTGGTCGAGGAGCGCGTCAGCCCTGCCGAACTTGCCCAAGACGACGACGGCGACGACGGATCACGCTGGTGATGACCCGTTTTCGGGCCGTCGTCGAACTTCTGCTGGCCTGCGGCGCGGTCGCGGGCTGTGCGATCAGCTGGTCGGCGGTGCGTACCACGGTGGCCGTCGCGCCCGTGGCCAAAGATCAGCCGGCGACCACATCGGTGGTGTATGACCCGTCGCTGCTGTTGGTGACCCTGCTGCTGGCGACGGCCGCCGGGATGCTGGCGGTGGTCGGCGTCGCGCGGCTGCGTCGAGCCGCCAGGCCCGCATCGGCATGACCACCACCGATCTCGACCTGCGCGGGATGAGCTGTGCGTCCTGCGCTGCTCGCGTCGAGGGGGCGCTCAACAGGCTCGACGGCGTGCGCGCCGCGGTGAACTTCGCGCTGGAGCGGGCTCATGTGCAGCACGGGTCGGCGGTGTCGGCCGGTGACCTGATCCGTGCGGTGGAGTCGACGGGCTATCGGGCGTCGGTCGCCCGCTCCGGTCTGCCCGACGACTTGTCGGACCACCGACTGCGGACGCGGCTGGTCGGCTCGGCGCTGCTGGCGATTCCGGTGGTGGCCGTGTCGATGCTGATGGGGTGGCAGTTCGCCGGCTGGCAATGGCTGGCGTTGGTGCTCGCCACCCCGATCGTGGCGTGGGGTGGCCTCCCGTTTCACGTCGCTGCGGCGCGAGCGCTCCGGCGTGGCAGCTCGACGATGGACACCCTGGTGTCGTTGGGCACGCTGGCTGCGTACCTGTGGTCGGCGACCGCGGTGCTGCGCGGGACCGGACCGGTGTACTTCGAGGTCGCCGCCGCCGTCACGGTGTTCCAGCTGGCCGGTCGCTACGCCGAGGCGCGGGCCAAACGCGCGTCCGGTGCAGCGTTGCGGTCGTTGTTGAGCCTGGGCGCCAAGGACGCCGCGGTGCTGCGCGACGGCGACGAGGTCCGCGTGCCGGTATCCCAGCTGCGGGTGGACGACGTCGTCGTGGTGCGACCGGGGGAGCGGGTCGCCGCCGACGGTGTAATCGTCGACGGGGCAACGGCTTTGGACACCTCAGCGATGACCGGCGAGCCGATGCCCATCGACGTGTCCGCGGGCGACACGGTGACCGGCGGATCGCTGAACACCTATGGCCGGCTGCTGGTGCGCGCGGTCAGGGTCGGCGACGACACCCAGTTGGCCCGGATGGCCAAGCTGGTCAGCGACGCCCAGAACGGCAAGGCACCCATCCAGCGAACCGCCGACCGGGTCGCCGCCATCTTCGTTCCCGCGGTGCTGGTGATCGCCGCGTTGACGATGGCCGGCTGGGTGATGGCGGGACAACCCGCATCATCGGCGTTCACCGCGGCCGTCGCTGTGCTGATCATCGCCTGCCCGTGCGCGCTCGGACTGGCCACCCCGACGGCGATCCTGGTCGGCACCGGGCGGGGCGCGCAGCTGGGCATCCTGATCAAGGACCCGCGGGTGCTGGAGACCATCGACCGCGTCGACACCGTCGTCTTCGACAAGACCGGCACCCTGACCACCGGCGCGATGGCGGTGCGCGAAGTCCAACCGCAGCCCGGCGAGGACGCCGACGTCGTGCTGGCCCGCGCGGCGGCGGTCGAGTCGGCCTCCGAGCATCCGGTGGCGGCGGCGATCGTCTCGGCGGCCCTCGACCGGGGCGTAAAGCTAAGTGCCGTCGAAGGATTCGTCAACGAACCGGGTACCGGCGTGGCCGGCGTGGTCGACGGTGTCGAGGTCGCGGTGTCGAGAGCGGGCTCACTGGCCGGGGTGGACCTGCTGGCGCCGCCGGCACGTCAGACCGCGGTGCAGGTGACGTGGGGCGGACAGTTGCGCGGCGTCATCACGCTGGCCGATCAGATCAAGCCCGGCAGCGCCGCCGCGATCGCCGAACTCAAGGCGATGGGTATCACCCCGATGCTGCTGACCGGCGACAGCTTCGCGGTCGCCGAGCAGGTCGCGGCGGCCGTCGGCATCGACTCGGCCGACGTGATCGCCGGTGTATTGCCGACCGGCAAGGCCGACGTCGTCCAGCAGTTGCAGGCCCGCGGCCGCACGGTGGCGATGGTCGGCGATGGCGTCAACGACTCGGTGGCACTGGCGGTTTCCGATATCGGCATGGCAATGGGCAGCGGCGCCGACGTCGCGATCGACGCGGGCGATCTGACGTTGATGCGCGCCGACGTGCATGCCGTGCCGACCGCGCTGCGATTGTCGGCGCGCACGCTGCGCACCATCCGGATGAACTTGTTCTGGGCCTTCGCCTACAACGCGGCGGCCATCCCGTTGGCCGCGGCGGGCCTGCTCAACCCGATGATCTCCGGCGCGGCGATGGCGTGTTCGTCACTATTGGTCGTGGCAAATAGTCTGCGGCTCAAGCAGTTTCAGGATGCCAACCAGGCGAGTTCGCCGGGCAGCTGCTGACGCCAGTACGCCTCGTCGTGTCCACCGGGAGTGAATCCGCCGGCGGGTGGCTTGTGCAGCTGGGCGACGAACTGGTGGGTGGCCGGGCTGAACTGGTCGTCGTTGCCGCAGTCGATGCGCAGCGGGATCTGCGACAGCGCCGGCAATCCGAACACGGTGTTCTTGGTCCAGTCGTCGTAGCTGTCGAAAGCACCGATCGTGCTCGCGGTATACGACTGGTACAGCGCCGGGCTGATCGCGCAGATCCCAGCGGTGCGCGCCGGGCCCAGCCGTGCGCCCAGCAGCATCGCGCCGTAGCCGCCCATCGACCAGCCGATGAAGCCGATCCGCGAGATGTCCAGACCCATCGCCGGCAGCAGCGGAATCAGTTCATTGAGCACCATCGATCCGGCGTCCTCGCCGCCGGCCCGTCGATGCCAATAGCTGTCGCCGCCGTCGACCGCGATCACGGCGAACGGCGGCCGGCCCGCCCGGACCAGATCGGCCAGCCCCTGTTCGACGCCGAAACTCATGACCTGCTTGGCACTTCCGCGCACCCCGTGCAGCGCGATCACCGGACGCAACGGCCCGATCTGCCCGGGTGGACGGGCGAGAATCCAATTCGTCAGCACCCCGCCTCGGGCCGCGGAGATGAACGAGCCGGACTCCCGGGTCGGCAGCGGAGCGGGGATCGGCGGTGGGACAGCGGCGTTCGGAGGCGTCGGCGCGGCGGGTTCGAACGGGCCGGGATCGGCCGGCACCTGGGTGGGATCGAGCAACCCGCCGAGCGACCAGATTCCCGCCGCTCCGGCAACGGCACTGACGCCAAGACGCAGCGCAGCACGACGGGACAGCTCGGGCATGAGGGCAATAATGCCGCCTACATGTCGTAACCCCGATAACCGCGCCATCTCGATAAGGCAACGTATTCATCGTCCTGGACCGACTTGGTACAAAGTGCAAGATATGTAACACTGTCCCGTATGACCGAGCTGAGTGAGTCGTCTACCGCCGACAGCACCGCTGATGCCCTACCGTTAGGGCGACAGTCGTTGGTGTGGCGCTATTTCGGTGACAACAGGATGTTCTTGATCGGCCCGCGACCCGCCGTGCTGCAGAACATGCTCGCCGAGCTCGGTCAGGGCGTCCTGGATCACTCGGTGTTCTTCAGCGACACCGCGGCGCGGGTCAAGCGGTCACTGCCGCCAATTTTCAAGACGGTCTACGGGTCCGACGACGACAACACCGGCCAGCAGGTGCGCGACTTCCACCACGAGATCAAAGGTGACATGCCCAGCGGGGGTAGGTATCACGCGCTGGACCCGGACACCTACTTCTGGGCGCACGCCACCTTCGTCGAGCAGGTGCTGTACTTCGCCGACACCTTCGTCAAGCGGTTAAGCGACGAGGAGAAGCAGCAGATCTACCTCGAGTCCAAGACCTGGTATCGCCGCTACGGCGTCAGCGAGCGGCCGATGCCTGCCGACTACGACGAGTTCGAGCGGTACTGGGATCACATGATGGAGCGCGTCATGATCGCGCACCCGACCGCCAAATACGGTGTCGGATATGTGACGAAAGGCTTTCCCCGACCCAAAGGTGTCTCGCCGCTGGCCTGGCGTGTGGTCGCGCCGGTGTTCAATCCGATGGCGGCGTTCTTGACCACCGGTGGCCTGCCGCCCCGGGCGCGCGTTCTGCTCGGCCTGCCGTGGAGCGATCGGCAGGAGCGCCGCTATCAGCGATTCGCCGCGTTGTGCCGGTTGCGGCCGGTGAATTGGGCGTGGGACCGTCTACCAATGAGATTGCGCTACAACGGATATGCTCAAGCCGGCTATGCCCGCGCCTGACGCGGCCACCGATGCGATCCTCGACGCCGCCGTCGCCGAGTTCCAGCAGCACGGCTTCCGGCGGGTCGCGCTCGACGACGTAGCCCGCCGCGCCGGGGTCAGCCGCACCACCATCTACCGGCGCTTCGCCGGACGAGACGAGCTGGTCGCCGCCGTTATCGACCGGGAGAACGCGGTGCTGTTCGCCAACATCGCCGACGAGCTGAAAAGCCGAAGGCCGCAGTCGAATTACTACGTCGAGGCGTTCACGCTGTCGATCATGCGGTTCCGGCAACACCGGGTGCTGACCCGGATGATCGCCGACGAGCCGGGCCTGATGCTGGAATTGGCCCACCAACATTGGGAGCCCGCCGTCGAGCGGATGGCAGCCGCGTTGCGGGTCATCTTCCCCGACGGCTTCGCCGAGCGAGTCGGGGCTCGCGCCGTCGACGACCTGGCCGACACCATTCTGCGCTACGCCGCGATGGTGCTGCTGCTACCGGCCCGCGAGCCGCTTGTCGACGCCGACGACATCCGCGAATTCGCCACCACGCACTTCCTGCCCAGCCTGCCCGTCGCGCTGCGCGCCGTGCCGGTCTGAATCGAGCGCGCCGACATCGGCGGGTGTTAGCGTCCGGTGATGCCGCCGACCCACGAAACCCGCACGGACGGCGCGTCACCGCTGCGCCGCGGGCTTACCCAGCGGCAGCTCAACATGATCGCCTCGGCGGCGTCATCGGGGCCGGCCTGAGATGAACACCACACCGCAACTGCGCCAAGGCTTGTCGCAGCGTCAGCTGATGATGATCGCCATCGGCGGGATCATCGGCGCCGGATTCTTCGTCGGGTCCGGTGTGGTCATCGGCAAGGCAGGCCCCGCCGCGTTCCTCACCTATGCGCTGTGCGGCCTGCTGATCATCCTGGTCATGCGCATGCTCGGGGAGATGGCCACCGCGAACCCGTCGACCGGCTCGTTCTCCGAATACGCCCGGCAGGCGCTGGGCGGCTGGGCGGGCTTCTCGGTGGGCTGGCTGTATTGGTACTACTGGGTGATCGTCGTCGGCTTCGAGGCGGTGGCCGGCGCCAAGGTGATCACCTATTGGTTCCACGCGCCGCTGTGGTTACTGTCGCTGATCCTGATGGTGTTGATGACCGCGACCAATATGTTCTCCGTCTCGTCCTACGGCGAGTTCGAATTCTGGTTCGCCGGAATCAAAGTCGCGACCATCCTGATCTTCCTGCTGCTCGGCACGTTGTACGCGGTGGGCCTGTGGCCGCATCACCACGCGAATTTCTCCAACTTGCACGCGCACGGCGGATTTTTCCCGAACGGTGTGCACGGTGCCTTCGCCGCCGTCGTCGTGGTGATCTTCTCGATGGTCGGCGCCGAGGTCGCCACCATCGCCGCCGCGGAGACCCCGGATCCCGAGCGAGCCGTCCAGCGGGCCACGAACGCGGTGGCCGCGCGCATCGCGATTTTCTTTGTGGGATCGGTCTTTTTGCTGACGGTCATCCTGCCGTGGAATTCACTGCAGGCCGGGTCGTCGCCGTTCGTCGCCGCGCTGAAACAGATCGGCATTCCGGGCGCCGACCATGTGATGAACGCGGTGGTGCTCACCGCGGTGTTGTCCTGCTTGAACTCCGGGCTCTACAGCGCGTCGCGGGTGTTGTTCGTGCTCGCCGGGCAGCACGAGGCACCGGCGAAGATGCTCGAGGTCAGCGAACGAGGGGCGCCCTACATCGCGATCGTGTGCTCCTCGGTGGTGGGATTCCTGTGCGTCATCATGGCCGCCGTCGCTCCCAACACGGTGTTCTCGTTCCTGCTCAACTCGTCGGGCGCGATCGTGCTGTTCGTCTACTTGTTGATTGCGTTGTCGCAGATCGTGTTACGGCGCAGGACGCCGTCGGAGGAGTTGCGGGTCAAGATGTGGTTCTTTCCCGTGCTGTCGATCCTGACGGTGCTGGGGATCGTCGCGGTGCTGGTGCAGATGGCCTTCGACCACTCCGCCCGCACCCAGTTCTGGCTCAGCCTGCTGTCCTGGGCGGTGGTGGTCGCAATGTACTTCGTGACCAAACGCGTTGCGGCGCGGGCCGATTAACCAGTCTTGGTCAGCAGCACCGCCTGCTCGAACGGCAACCTGCCGAAGACCCGGTGCGCCGCCCCCCTGACGTGCGCCGCCGCCTCTTCCTTGGTGACGGTCTGCGGGTTGGCGACGTGGAAGGTCTTGCCGTGGCGGCGCATCTGCCCGCCGCCGGCGGCGTTGAGGTTCTTCAGCCAGTCGCGATCCGGGCCGTAAGTCAGCAGGATCGCGACGCCGGGCTTGCCGTCTACGTCGGCGTTGAACACCGTCAACGGGGTGCGGTACGGCTTCCCGGATTTCCGGCCGACGTGCTCGAGGATGCCGAACGACGGGGCCCAGCCGGCCCACATGCGCTGAATTGGGTTGGTGACGTGCCGGTTGAACCGGGCAAGTCGCTGCGGTAGTTGCATGCTCCAATCAAACTGGAGTTCATGGCCTACCTCAAGCCCCCGTGGTTCACCGCCAAGATCTTCAACCGGATCGCGATGGCCACCGGCATCAGCAATACCGAGACCTTGACGGTGACCAAGCGGGGCAGCGGGGAGCAGCAGCACATTCCCGTCGTCACGGTCGACGTCGGTGGCACCCGGTATCTCGTCTCCACCCGCGGTGAGTCGCAGTGGGTCAAGAACGTGCGTGCCAGACCCACCGTCACGCTGACCAGCAAGTCCCGCGCCGCGACGTACGAGGCTCGCGAGCTGCCGGTAACGCAGCGCCAGCCGATCCTGACCGAATACCAGCGCAAGGCCGGTCGGGCGGTCGACGGCTACTTCCGCAAGTTGCCTGACCCGGCGGACCATCCGGTGTTCGCGCTGGCCGTGGCGGAGCCCTGAACGACTGAGAAGTTTGGCCCGAGCCCGTCGGGTCTACTCGCGTAGGTATGGACCTCGTAGGGCGTTGTTTCCACCCACTCAAATCCAGCGCGTGATCTGCGCCGAATACCTGTAAAGGATTTAGGGGAGGACTGCAATGACGCATCTCAGCGATTTACCCGGCGAAGCGACGGTCACGCTGCTCGGTGTCTGCCGGGAGCTGTCGCGGTCAGGTGCCGCGCCCGACGCGGAGCTGACCCGGTTGAGCTCCGCTGAGCTCGCCGAATTGCGGCAGGTCTTGGCCGAAGGTGCTCGCTCCGGCCGCGAGGACGACTTTGTCGACTGGTGCACGAACATGGGTCAGCTGGTCATCGCGCAGCTGTATCTGCGCATTTATCACCAGGTTGCGATCGACGCCAAGGCGGCGGCCATCGTCGATGAGGAACGTCGCATCGCTCAATCGCGGACTCGTCCTTCACCTGCCGCCTGACTGCCGTCATACGTAAGCCGTTGTGGCTCAGTCATATTGCTGTCCACAGCGCTTCGGTTTTCGACGTGTGTGAGACTTCCGGGATGGTTTCCATGGACGAAGCCGCTCGTCGCTCTTTGCTGCGCCGCGGCTTCGCGCTGGAATACGCCACGTTGGGGTGGAACGTCGTCGGGATCGTCCTGCTCGCCATCGCGGCGCTCAGGGCGCACTCCGTGGCGTTGGCTGGATTTGGTTTGGACTCGCTGATCGAGATCGGTGCGTCGACCGTGGTGATCTGGGAGTTGTCCGGAACCAGTGAGGTTCGGCAGCGACGTGCTTTGCGACTGATTGGTATCGGGTTCGCGGCGTTGGCGGTGTATCTGCTGGTCCAGTCGACGGTTGTGCTGGTCGCCGGATTCCGTCCGGGACATTCACCGGTAGGAATCGGGTGGACCGCGGTGACCGCGGCGGTGATGTTCGCGCTGGCAGCGGGGAAGGCTCGCACGGGTGCTGCCTTGGCTAATCCGGTGCTGAGCGCCGAGGGTCGGGTCACCCTGATAGACGGGTTGCTCGCGGTGGCTGTGCTGACCGGGTTGCTGCTCAACAGCTTGGCCGGGTGGTGGTGGGCCGACCCCGCGGCGGGGTACGTGCTGGTGGTTTATGCGCTGCGCGAGGCCGGGGAAATCTTCTTCGGCAAGCACTAGCCCGGTGATCCAGATCCCGGCATGCGCCCGCCGATACGCACCGATCAACTACACCCTGTAGTGAAGCCGGCCGCGGCGGCTGGGACACTGGTGAACGTGCCTACGTCCGATCGCGCGGCTCCTCCTCAGGCCGCTGCGCAGCCTGCATCGTCGCAGCGCGCGTCCGATCGCGCGGCTCCTCCTCAGGCCGCTGCGCAGCCTGCATCGTCGCAGCGCGCGTCCGATCGCCCGCGGCGCACCGAAGCCTCAGCGAAGCTGTTCGACGACGCCTGCGCGGTCATCCCCGGCGGGGTGAACTCGCCGGTGCGCGCGTTCACCGCCGTCGGCGGCACCCCGCGCTTCATCACCGCGGCCGACGGCTACTGGCTCACCGACGCCGACGGCAACCGCTACGTCGATCTGGTCTGTTCGTGGGGCCCGATGATTCTGGGCCACGCGCACCCACTCGTGGTGGACGCCGTCACCAAGGCCGCTGCCAACGGGTTGTCGTTCGGCGCGCCGACCCCGGGCGAAAGCGAACTGGCCCGCGAGATCATCGACCGGATGCCACCGGTGGAGCGGATCCGGCTGGTCAACTCCGGCACCGAGGCCACCATGAGCGCGGTGCGACTGGCCCGCGGGTTCACCGGCCGCGCCAAGATCGTCAAGTTCTCCGGCTGCTACCACGGCCACGTCGACGCGCTGCTCGCCGACGCCGGCTCGGGGGTCGCGACGCTGGGCCTGCCGTCGTCGCCGGGTGTCACCGGCGCCACCGCGGCAGACACGATTGTGTTGCCGTACAACGACATTGACGTGGTCACCCAGACATTCGAGAAGTTCGGCGACCAGATCGCCGCGGTGATCACCGAGGCCAGTCCCGGCAACATGGGCGTGGTCCCACCCATCCCGGGCTACAACGCGCAACTTCGCGCCGTCACCGCCGAGCACGGCGCGCTGCTGATCGTCGACGAGGTGATGACCGGCTTCCGGGTCAGCCGAAGTGGTTGGTATGGAATCGATCCGGTGGATGCCGACCTGTTCACCTTCGGCAAGGTGATGAGCGGCGGCCTGCCGGCCGCGGCATTCGGCGGGCGGGCCGAGGTGATGGAACGCCTGGCGCCGCTGGGCCCGGTGTATCAGGCGGGCACGCTGTCGGGTAACCCGGTGGCGGTCGCCGCCGGGCTGGCCACCCTGCGCGCGGCTGACGACGCGGTGTACGAAAAGCTCGACGACAACGCGAACCGGTTGGCCGACCTGTTATCCGGCGCATTGTCGAATGCCGGTGTCGTACATCATATTCCGCAGGCCGGCAATATGCTCAGCGTATTCTTCGGCGAGACGCTGGTGACCGATTTCGCTTCGGCGCGAGCCACCGAGACGTGGCGTTTCGCGCCGTTCTTCCACGCGCTGCTCGACGGCGGCGTCTACCCGCCCTGTAGTGCCTTCGAGGCGTGGTTCGTCTCGGCGGCACTCGACGACGCCGCGTTCGCCCGGATCGCCGATGCGCTACCCGCGGCCGCCAACGCCGCGGCCGCAGCCAAGGAGGACACGCCCTGATGGCCGAGCAGACCCGCGTCCACTTGGTGCGCCACGGCGAGGTGTACAACCCCGAGGGCGTGCTGTACGGCAGGTTGCCGGGATTCCGCTTGTCGGACAAGGGAAACCAACAAGCGCAAGCTGTGGCCGCGGCGCTTGCCGGCCATGAGGTCGTCGCGGTGATCGCCTCGCCGCTGCAACGCGCGCAGGAGACCGCCGCACCGATCGCCGCACGCCACGGTCTGGCGGTGGACACCGACGCCGACCTGATCGAGTCGGCCAACTTCTTCGAGGGCAAGCGGCTGGGGCCGGGCGACGGCGCCTGGAAAGACCCGCGGTTCTGGTGGCAGCTGCGCAACCCGTTCACCCCGTCGTGGGGTGAGCCCTACAAGCAGGTCGCGGCCCGGATGACGACGGCCG
This genomic window contains:
- a CDS encoding alpha/beta hydrolase; this encodes MTLSLADIETWDEAAIEQVFSAATFRAEGAQTTGDTVGDLLTFVTWQGATADAARDSATRIKLTLSNHAEECRRVAAAAHKASAEVADLKYRLSSIKAEASQAQLNINEQTGAVTSKVTVLTVEMKKQQDAVKADVENRIRQLIADADGVDKDLAAAIQTADGASPGSTPSAGPAPNLPKPPPAQAKPDEVKKWWDGLTPQQQTDYIGHDPAAIDRDGIPADIRDAGNRIRLPHELAVAESTLRDAKGRESNYWEQVNLHPGDIEKLGDPPGDLARAQSRYDDLIGIKSALYPTNSDGSPRAINPKDRRSLILLDTTSNPRHVFGAIGIGDVDNATHVGVTTGGVGTNASSLPGMADEATNLRHTTRDVLTWAHDPNPESVATVAWVGYEPPAGMEDLRVTNDGLAKAAAPHLTSFFNGLGATTENPNQQITAFGHSYGSLVTSLALQGGTPVNDVVFYGSPGLELPHASDLHLAPGGHAYYEQTPDDPIRGVQHPLSLIPYVGPALDWLATGGFPTDMPFDATPDEMSDITQLSTSPGTDPMNVDRAGSSGHSEYPRDDGTGRQQLRMSGYNLAAVLSGVAGATKEGR
- a CDS encoding LppA family lipoprotein yields the protein MSRWWVLLMAMLAAGCHHNDPYPWPRPGHPSATALENQLSQRDSLQDAANDVIAVAAAIRDAVVKLYPAAAWRTTSAGGQAGCEPPFVFLSGSIYELPNWQASAPTSQADAQAVVAAAADVLKAHGADSLDLKPGQSVRGALPREHGTIEFTIRAPYGSNPPDMVVSGATGCHHVAPGPGPWNTPPTP
- a CDS encoding DUF3093 domain-containing protein; the encoded protein is MVDVTAGTDTDATPLFREVGASWLWLLAGPVSAGIMLWIERSNGNGWQITVPAFFLVVVTCFIALQVKAARIHTSVELTPQTLRQGTETIRISEIVKVYPEPDSPLGSKKDLERWQSARALGELVGVPKGRTGIGLRLSGGRTAQAWARKHRHLRNALTPLVEERVSPAELAQDDDGDDGSRW
- a CDS encoding heavy metal translocating P-type ATPase gives rise to the protein MTTTDLDLRGMSCASCAARVEGALNRLDGVRAAVNFALERAHVQHGSAVSAGDLIRAVESTGYRASVARSGLPDDLSDHRLRTRLVGSALLAIPVVAVSMLMGWQFAGWQWLALVLATPIVAWGGLPFHVAAARALRRGSSTMDTLVSLGTLAAYLWSATAVLRGTGPVYFEVAAAVTVFQLAGRYAEARAKRASGAALRSLLSLGAKDAAVLRDGDEVRVPVSQLRVDDVVVVRPGERVAADGVIVDGATALDTSAMTGEPMPIDVSAGDTVTGGSLNTYGRLLVRAVRVGDDTQLARMAKLVSDAQNGKAPIQRTADRVAAIFVPAVLVIAALTMAGWVMAGQPASSAFTAAVAVLIIACPCALGLATPTAILVGTGRGAQLGILIKDPRVLETIDRVDTVVFDKTGTLTTGAMAVREVQPQPGEDADVVLARAAAVESASEHPVAAAIVSAALDRGVKLSAVEGFVNEPGTGVAGVVDGVEVAVSRAGSLAGVDLLAPPARQTAVQVTWGGQLRGVITLADQIKPGSAAAIAELKAMGITPMLLTGDSFAVAEQVAAAVGIDSADVIAGVLPTGKADVVQQLQARGRTVAMVGDGVNDSVALAVSDIGMAMGSGADVAIDAGDLTLMRADVHAVPTALRLSARTLRTIRMNLFWAFAYNAAAIPLAAAGLLNPMISGAAMACSSLLVVANSLRLKQFQDANQASSPGSC
- a CDS encoding alpha/beta hydrolase; translation: MPELSRRAALRLGVSAVAGAAGIWSLGGLLDPTQVPADPGPFEPAAPTPPNAAVPPPIPAPLPTRESGSFISAARGGVLTNWILARPPGQIGPLRPVIALHGVRGSAKQVMSFGVEQGLADLVRAGRPPFAVIAVDGGDSYWHRRAGGEDAGSMVLNELIPLLPAMGLDISRIGFIGWSMGGYGAMLLGARLGPARTAGICAISPALYQSYTASTIGAFDSYDDWTKNTVFGLPALSQIPLRIDCGNDDQFSPATHQFVAQLHKPPAGGFTPGGHDEAYWRQQLPGELAWLAS
- a CDS encoding oxygenase MpaB family protein, which codes for MTELSESSTADSTADALPLGRQSLVWRYFGDNRMFLIGPRPAVLQNMLAELGQGVLDHSVFFSDTAARVKRSLPPIFKTVYGSDDDNTGQQVRDFHHEIKGDMPSGGRYHALDPDTYFWAHATFVEQVLYFADTFVKRLSDEEKQQIYLESKTWYRRYGVSERPMPADYDEFERYWDHMMERVMIAHPTAKYGVGYVTKGFPRPKGVSPLAWRVVAPVFNPMAAFLTTGGLPPRARVLLGLPWSDRQERRYQRFAALCRLRPVNWAWDRLPMRLRYNGYAQAGYARA
- a CDS encoding TetR/AcrR family transcriptional regulator — protein: MPAPDAATDAILDAAVAEFQQHGFRRVALDDVARRAGVSRTTIYRRFAGRDELVAAVIDRENAVLFANIADELKSRRPQSNYYVEAFTLSIMRFRQHRVLTRMIADEPGLMLELAHQHWEPAVERMAAALRVIFPDGFAERVGARAVDDLADTILRYAAMVLLLPAREPLVDADDIREFATTHFLPSLPVALRAVPV